A window of the Pseudomonas furukawaii genome harbors these coding sequences:
- a CDS encoding DUF58 domain-containing protein, protein MKPSSTLLALTGGLLALALALGVTSALGVRVPAQLEPLWWGLLGALLLLALLDALWLRRLPSPRLERTLPGNLALGRWSEVRLTLHHDYDRSVQVELFDQVPGAMAFEDLPRRVALHPGEHTDFGYRVRPVRRGHFHFPACELQLPSPLGLWRQRRALELPGEARVYPDFARLYGAQLKAVDDWLSQIGVRQRPRRGLGLEFHQLRDFRDGDTLRQIDWKATARKRTPIAREYQDERDQQIVFLLDCGRRMRSRDGDLSHFDHALNASLLLSYVALRQGDAVGLATFAADRDRYLPPVKGPAQLNVLLNGVYDLDSTLRPADFTAAADTLLARQHRRALVVLVSNLRDEDDAELFNAAKRLGRQHRLLVVSLREEVLDHLRQAPVQGFEDALAYCGTVDYLNARNGLHERLVAHGVPVLDARPSELGPELVSRYLAWKKAGAL, encoded by the coding sequence ATGAAGCCTTCCTCCACGCTGCTGGCGCTGACCGGAGGCTTGCTGGCGCTGGCCCTGGCACTGGGCGTCACGTCGGCCCTGGGCGTCCGCGTGCCGGCACAACTGGAGCCCCTCTGGTGGGGCCTGCTGGGGGCGTTGCTCCTGCTCGCCCTGCTGGATGCCCTCTGGCTGCGCCGCCTGCCCTCGCCACGCCTAGAACGCACCCTGCCGGGCAACCTGGCCCTGGGACGCTGGAGCGAGGTGCGCCTGACCCTGCATCACGACTACGACCGCTCCGTGCAGGTGGAGCTGTTCGACCAGGTACCGGGCGCCATGGCGTTCGAAGACCTGCCAAGACGGGTGGCGCTGCACCCGGGCGAGCACACCGACTTCGGTTACCGGGTGCGCCCTGTACGGCGAGGGCACTTCCACTTCCCCGCCTGCGAGTTGCAACTGCCCAGCCCCCTGGGCCTGTGGCGACAGCGGCGCGCACTCGAACTGCCCGGTGAAGCCCGCGTCTACCCCGACTTCGCCCGCCTCTATGGCGCCCAGCTGAAGGCGGTGGATGACTGGTTGAGCCAGATCGGCGTGCGCCAGCGGCCGCGCCGTGGCCTCGGCCTGGAATTCCACCAGCTACGGGACTTCCGTGATGGCGACACCCTGCGCCAGATCGACTGGAAGGCCACCGCCCGCAAACGCACCCCCATCGCCCGGGAGTACCAGGACGAGCGGGACCAGCAGATCGTCTTCCTGCTGGACTGCGGTCGTCGTATGCGCAGCCGGGACGGCGACCTGTCCCACTTCGATCACGCCCTCAACGCCAGTCTGCTGCTGAGCTACGTCGCCCTGCGCCAGGGCGATGCGGTCGGCCTGGCCACCTTCGCCGCCGACCGGGACCGCTACCTGCCCCCGGTCAAGGGGCCGGCCCAACTCAATGTATTGCTCAATGGCGTCTACGACCTGGACAGCACCTTGCGCCCAGCCGATTTCACCGCCGCCGCCGACACCCTGCTGGCCCGCCAGCACCGCCGCGCGCTGGTGGTCCTGGTGAGCAACCTGCGGGACGAGGACGACGCCGAGCTGTTCAACGCGGCCAAACGGCTGGGCCGCCAGCATCGCCTGCTGGTGGTGAGCCTCCGCGAAGAGGTGCTCGACCACCTGCGCCAAGCCCCGGTGCAAGGGTTCGAGGACGCCCTGGCCTACTGCGGTACGGTGGACTACCTCAACGCCCGCAACGGCCTTCACGAACGCCTCGTCGCCCACGGCGTCCCGGTGCTGGACGCCCGCCCCAGCGAGCTGGGGCCGGAGCTGGTGAGCCGCTACCTGGCCTGGAAGAAGGCGGGAGCCCTGTAA
- a CDS encoding stage II sporulation protein M, with protein sequence MKQVLFERQHQARWNAFAETLARLEKGKAARRLDDFAADYRQLCQHLALAQERGYSSHLVEYLQGLAMRGHQQFYRHRSHLGSRLLGFILGGFPRLVRSQWRSILAASLLFYGSLLLMGLLVHTWPDLVYSLMDPEQVSSMESMYDPDARRIGPMSERDSGDDWMMFGHYIMNNIGIAFRTYAGGLLFGVGSLFFLLFNGLYIGAVAGHLTQIGFGQTFWSFVIGHGAFELTAIAFAGGAGLQLGWALLAPGRLSRGEALRLAAARSIKLVAGVILLLVIAAFVEAYWSSMTQVTPQVKYAVGAALWLLVGLYFGLAGRRSHAAD encoded by the coding sequence ATGAAGCAGGTCCTCTTCGAGCGCCAGCACCAGGCCCGCTGGAACGCCTTCGCCGAAACCCTGGCACGCCTGGAGAAGGGCAAGGCCGCGCGCCGACTGGACGACTTCGCCGCCGACTACCGGCAACTCTGCCAGCACCTCGCCCTGGCCCAGGAGCGTGGCTACAGCAGTCACCTGGTGGAGTACCTGCAAGGCCTGGCCATGCGCGGCCACCAGCAGTTCTACCGCCATCGCAGCCACCTCGGCTCGCGGCTGCTGGGCTTCATCCTTGGTGGTTTTCCGCGTCTGGTGCGCAGCCAGTGGCGCAGCATCCTCGCCGCGAGCCTGCTGTTCTACGGCAGCCTGCTGCTCATGGGCCTGCTGGTCCACACCTGGCCGGACCTGGTCTACAGCCTGATGGACCCGGAACAGGTGTCCTCCATGGAAAGCATGTACGACCCGGACGCCCGCCGGATCGGCCCCATGAGCGAGCGCGACTCCGGCGATGACTGGATGATGTTCGGCCACTACATCATGAACAACATCGGCATCGCCTTCCGCACCTACGCCGGCGGCCTGCTGTTCGGCGTCGGCAGCCTCTTCTTCCTGCTGTTCAACGGGCTCTACATCGGCGCCGTGGCCGGCCACCTGACGCAGATCGGCTTCGGCCAGACCTTCTGGTCCTTCGTCATAGGCCACGGCGCCTTCGAGTTGACCGCCATCGCCTTCGCCGGGGGCGCCGGGCTGCAGCTCGGCTGGGCCCTGCTCGCGCCGGGGCGCCTGAGTCGCGGCGAGGCCCTGCGCCTGGCCGCCGCACGCAGCATCAAGCTGGTAGCGGGCGTCATCCTGCTGCTGGTGATCGCAGCCTTCGTCGAGGCCTACTGGTCGTCCATGACCCAGGTGACGCCCCAGGTGAAGTACGCCGTGGGCGCCGCGCTCTGGCTGCTGGTGGGGCTCTACTTCGGCCTGGCCGGCAGGAGGTCCCATGCGGCTGACTGA
- a CDS encoding GGDEF domain-containing protein has protein sequence MKHVHWQEDLALLSRLRLFQNVAASNLQLLLKEFHACDLEAGEVVLSPFNRNQYLYLVLKGRLKVYLGSLDNSPVSTVEPGECAGEISFIDNDRPCAYVVASEPTSALRLHRHSLASLFQQAPQLMQNLLEVLCERVRQGNRVILDTEQSAKIDTLTGLFNRRWLEHIYQRESNRCAFNEQPLSLLMLDVDHFKAYNDCHGHLAGDYALCLVAHTLRNQLRPKDSMARFGGEEFVILLPEIAGDEARVIGERLRHSLAQIPSFYSPLGVLPGITVSIGLAEMRRPDSLQALIGRADEALYQAKQDGRNRLSG, from the coding sequence ATGAAGCATGTCCATTGGCAAGAAGACCTGGCGCTGTTGAGTCGCCTGCGCCTGTTCCAGAACGTCGCCGCAAGCAACCTCCAGCTGTTGCTGAAGGAGTTTCACGCCTGCGACCTGGAGGCGGGCGAGGTCGTGCTTTCGCCCTTCAATCGCAACCAGTACCTCTACCTGGTGCTCAAGGGGCGGCTGAAGGTCTACCTGGGGTCCCTGGACAACAGCCCGGTGAGCACCGTCGAGCCCGGGGAGTGCGCTGGCGAGATCAGTTTCATCGACAACGACCGCCCCTGCGCCTACGTGGTCGCCAGCGAGCCCACCAGTGCCCTGCGCCTGCATCGACACTCCCTGGCCAGCCTGTTCCAGCAGGCGCCGCAACTGATGCAGAACCTGCTGGAGGTGCTCTGCGAGCGCGTGCGCCAGGGGAACCGGGTCATTCTCGACACCGAGCAGAGCGCCAAGATCGATACCCTGACCGGGCTCTTCAACCGCCGCTGGCTGGAGCATATCTACCAGCGGGAGAGCAACCGCTGCGCCTTCAATGAGCAACCGTTGTCGCTGCTCATGCTGGATGTCGACCACTTCAAGGCCTACAACGACTGCCACGGCCACCTGGCCGGCGACTACGCGCTCTGCCTGGTGGCCCATACCCTGCGGAACCAGTTGAGGCCCAAAGACAGCATGGCCCGTTTCGGAGGCGAGGAGTTCGTCATCCTCCTGCCGGAGATAGCCGGTGACGAGGCCCGCGTCATCGGCGAGCGACTGCGCCACAGCCTGGCGCAGATTCCTTCCTTCTATTCCCCGCTGGGGGTCCTGCCCGGCATCACCGTGTCCATCGGGCTGGCGGAGATGCGCCGCCCGGACAGCCTCCAGGCCCTGATCGGAAGGGCCGACGAAGCGCTTTACCAGGCCAAGCAGGACGGCCGGAATCGTTTGAGTGGCTAG
- a CDS encoding AAA family ATPase, with translation MTSEQIPDPSPSETGGAVPSAATQRARATQLAQALRQELQKAVVGQAAVIDDVLTALLAGGHVLVEGVPGLGKTLLVRALARCFGGEFSRIQFTPDLMPSDVTGHAVYDMQSEQFKLRKGPVFTHLLLADEINRAPAKTQAALLEVMQERQVTLEGRALPVPQPFLVLATQNPIEQEGTYPLPEAELDRFMLKLRMDYPAADEELSLVRQVTRSARADMLDVTPLRTLLQARDVLALQKIASELPVDDQVLDYAVRLARATRSWPGLVMGAGPRASIALVRGGRARALLRGGDFVLPDDIKGCALAVLRHRVRLSPELDIEGLSVDQVLQQLLDQVPAPRL, from the coding sequence ATGACGAGCGAACAGATACCCGACCCGTCGCCCTCCGAAACCGGCGGCGCCGTTCCCTCGGCCGCCACCCAGCGAGCCCGCGCGACCCAGTTGGCCCAGGCCCTGCGCCAGGAACTGCAGAAGGCCGTGGTGGGCCAGGCTGCGGTCATCGACGACGTGCTGACCGCCCTGCTCGCCGGCGGCCACGTGCTGGTGGAAGGTGTCCCCGGACTCGGCAAGACCCTGCTGGTACGCGCCCTCGCCCGTTGCTTCGGTGGCGAGTTCTCGCGCATCCAGTTCACCCCGGACCTGATGCCCAGCGATGTCACCGGCCACGCCGTGTACGACATGCAGAGCGAACAGTTCAAGCTGCGCAAGGGGCCGGTCTTCACCCACCTGCTGCTGGCGGACGAGATCAACCGCGCCCCGGCCAAGACCCAGGCCGCCCTGCTGGAAGTGATGCAGGAACGCCAGGTGACCCTGGAGGGCCGGGCGCTACCGGTGCCCCAGCCCTTCCTGGTGCTGGCCACCCAGAACCCCATCGAGCAGGAGGGCACCTACCCCCTGCCGGAGGCGGAACTGGATCGCTTCATGCTCAAGCTGCGCATGGACTACCCGGCCGCCGACGAAGAACTCAGTCTGGTGCGCCAGGTCACCCGCTCCGCCAGGGCCGACATGCTGGACGTGACGCCCCTGCGCACCCTGCTCCAGGCCCGGGACGTGCTGGCCCTGCAGAAGATCGCCAGCGAACTGCCGGTGGATGACCAGGTGCTGGACTACGCGGTGCGCCTGGCGCGCGCCACCCGCAGTTGGCCGGGGCTGGTCATGGGAGCCGGCCCCCGCGCCTCCATCGCCCTGGTACGTGGTGGCCGCGCCCGCGCGCTGCTGCGGGGCGGGGACTTCGTGCTGCCTGACGACATCAAGGGCTGCGCCCTGGCCGTGCTGCGCCACCGCGTGCGCCTGTCGCCGGAACTGGATATCGAGGGCCTGTCGGTGGACCAGGTGCTGCAACAACTGCTCGACCAGGTGCCGGCACCCCGCCTATGA
- a CDS encoding alpha/beta hydrolase, producing MSDTLILEPTHRADACVIWLHGLGADRYDFLPVAEALQDVLGTTRFVLPQAPTRAVTINGGWAMPSWYDILAMSPERAIDEAQLEASAQQVMALAQAQVDGGIEPRRIFLAGFSQGGAVVLHTAFLRWEDELGGVLALSTYGPTFTDGMTLPDAKRQLPVLCLHGTLDDVVLPAMGRAAHDRLAAAGVPVGWRDYPMAHEVLPQQVRDIGAWLVERLHS from the coding sequence ATGAGCGACACACTGATCCTCGAACCCACACACCGTGCCGATGCCTGCGTCATCTGGCTCCACGGCCTGGGCGCGGACCGCTATGACTTCCTGCCGGTGGCCGAGGCGTTGCAGGACGTGCTCGGCACCACGCGCTTCGTGCTGCCCCAGGCCCCGACCCGCGCGGTCACCATCAATGGCGGCTGGGCCATGCCGTCCTGGTACGACATCCTCGCCATGAGTCCGGAGCGGGCCATCGACGAGGCGCAGCTGGAGGCCTCCGCGCAGCAGGTGATGGCCCTGGCGCAGGCCCAGGTGGATGGCGGCATCGAGCCGCGCCGCATCTTCCTCGCCGGATTCTCCCAGGGAGGTGCCGTGGTGCTGCACACCGCCTTCCTGCGCTGGGAAGACGAGTTGGGGGGCGTGCTGGCGCTGTCCACCTATGGCCCCACCTTCACCGACGGCATGACGCTGCCGGATGCGAAACGGCAACTGCCGGTGCTCTGCCTGCATGGCACCCTCGACGATGTGGTGCTGCCCGCGATGGGCCGTGCCGCCCATGACCGCCTGGCCGCCGCCGGGGTTCCGGTGGGCTGGCGTGACTACCCGATGGCCCACGAGGTGCTGCCGCAGCAGGTCCGCGACATCGGCGCCTGGCTGGTGGAGCGCCTGCACAGCTGA
- a CDS encoding DUF4129 domain-containing protein, with protein sequence MRLTDASVAIRPRTSWEALDLGVLLARRHFGLLMGSWALVTLPLFALLSALCWSYPGLAVFLFWLLKPAYERLPLYILSRALFGDTPSLKEALRAFPRLLKPQLIASLTWRRLSPTRSFDLPVLQLEGLSGQARSQRLVVLGQRDAGGATWLTLIGVHLELVLWFGLTSLLYLMLPEQVTEEWSWQKLLEMASGDWLWLEHLSNGFYALALVLWGPIYVACGFTLYLNRRTALEAWDIELQFRRLRQRLTGTAYAVLLGLGLLLAQAPPPALAASPIATCPAPQAFLDGPSAQRLTQQALTGAQAQADIQALLDQPPFQNRETVTLWRLGGDRPAAEGSDDNQGWRDFIRRLFDFAQYARGLDSVTLVAKALLWGLVIGLLVLLLWRYRDWISAFAERVGLPRRRTREAPAVLFGLELAPESLPEDVAGEAERLWAEHPRAALGLLYRALLSRLLHDFRLPLRPSHTEGEVLQLVGSLGQDELEAYSRTLTRHWQDLAYGHRLPESTLRQDLCDGWRRVFATAATP encoded by the coding sequence ATGCGGCTGACTGACGCCAGCGTCGCGATTCGCCCCCGAACCAGCTGGGAGGCCCTGGACCTGGGCGTGCTGCTGGCGCGCCGGCACTTCGGCCTGCTGATGGGCAGCTGGGCCCTGGTGACCCTTCCGCTGTTCGCCCTGCTCAGCGCCCTCTGCTGGAGCTACCCAGGCCTGGCCGTGTTCCTCTTCTGGCTGCTGAAGCCGGCCTACGAACGCCTCCCGCTGTACATCCTCTCCCGCGCTCTGTTCGGCGACACCCCCAGCCTGAAGGAGGCGCTGCGCGCCTTCCCACGCCTGCTGAAACCGCAGCTGATCGCCAGCCTCACCTGGCGTCGACTCAGCCCCACCCGCAGCTTCGACCTGCCGGTGCTGCAACTGGAGGGGCTTTCCGGGCAGGCCCGCAGTCAGCGCCTGGTGGTGCTGGGCCAGCGCGATGCCGGTGGCGCCACCTGGCTGACCCTGATCGGCGTCCACCTGGAACTGGTGCTCTGGTTCGGCCTCACCAGCCTGCTGTACCTGATGCTGCCGGAACAGGTCACCGAGGAATGGAGCTGGCAGAAACTCCTGGAAATGGCCTCCGGCGACTGGCTCTGGCTGGAGCACCTGTCCAACGGCTTCTACGCCCTGGCGCTGGTGCTCTGGGGGCCGATCTACGTGGCGTGCGGCTTCACCCTCTACCTCAACCGCCGTACCGCGCTGGAAGCCTGGGACATCGAGCTGCAGTTCCGCCGACTGCGCCAGCGCCTCACCGGAACCGCCTATGCCGTGCTGCTGGGCCTGGGTCTGCTGCTGGCCCAGGCGCCCCCACCGGCGCTGGCGGCCTCCCCCATCGCCACCTGCCCCGCGCCCCAGGCCTTCCTCGACGGCCCCTCGGCGCAGCGCCTGACCCAACAGGCCCTGACCGGCGCCCAGGCCCAGGCGGACATCCAGGCCCTGCTGGACCAGCCGCCCTTCCAGAACCGTGAGACCGTCACCCTCTGGCGCCTCGGGGGTGACCGGCCCGCAGCGGAAGGCAGCGACGACAACCAGGGCTGGCGCGACTTCATCCGCCGCCTCTTCGACTTCGCCCAATACGCCCGGGGCCTGGACAGCGTCACCCTGGTGGCCAAGGCCCTGCTCTGGGGCCTGGTTATCGGCCTGCTGGTCCTGCTGCTGTGGCGCTACCGGGACTGGATCAGCGCCTTCGCCGAACGCGTCGGCCTGCCCCGACGGCGAACCCGCGAAGCCCCGGCCGTGCTCTTCGGGCTGGAACTGGCTCCCGAAAGCCTGCCCGAGGATGTCGCCGGTGAAGCCGAGCGGCTCTGGGCGGAGCATCCCCGGGCAGCCCTGGGCCTGCTCTATCGCGCCCTGCTGAGCCGATTGCTGCATGACTTCCGCCTGCCCCTCAGGCCCTCCCACACCGAAGGCGAAGTCCTGCAACTGGTGGGCAGCCTCGGCCAGGATGAACTGGAAGCGTACAGTCGGACACTTACCCGCCATTGGCAGGACCTGGCCTACGGCCACCGCCTGCCCGAGTCGACACTGCGCCAGGACCTCTGCGACGGCTGGCGGCGCGTATTCGCCACGGCGGCCACGCCATGA
- a CDS encoding DUF4350 domain-containing protein yields the protein MSLRPRFLIGTTVLLLLGLALVYIVGRLEPYTETLEHGPSPEARGNPYLAAEHFLRKQGLDVNRADGLEVLDRLPSAGHTLLLLGSRERMTPRQADRLLDWTSRGGHLLFIAERLYDEDTGKSGDLLADRLGVQQYESSDLKEDAEGEESADGDAAPADKDGERAEHDPFPELTKLYLENERAPAYVSFDTGFHLYDSQNRAHAWANSAHATHMLQLNQGDGVVTVLTDGWIWQNNEIDQYDNAWLLWYLSQDSAVTLLYRAERDSLATLLGRHFPEALVALGLLLILSLWHLGQRQGPLQAPASLARRQLEEHLRGSADFRLRHSGQAGLLQGLQKDIQRRARHRHPGFERLPVADQWQVLGRLTRLPPSAISQAMRPLPKQRLNAAEFTRQVAHLQTLRNAL from the coding sequence ATGAGCCTGCGACCGCGTTTCCTCATCGGCACCACCGTGCTGCTGCTCCTGGGGCTGGCGCTCGTCTACATCGTCGGGCGCCTGGAGCCCTACACCGAAACCCTCGAGCACGGCCCCTCGCCCGAGGCCAGGGGCAACCCCTACCTCGCCGCCGAACACTTCCTGCGCAAACAGGGGCTGGACGTGAACCGCGCCGACGGCCTGGAGGTGCTGGACCGGTTGCCAAGCGCCGGCCATACCCTGCTGCTGCTCGGCAGCCGTGAACGGATGACCCCGCGCCAGGCCGACCGCCTGCTGGACTGGACCAGTCGCGGCGGCCACCTCCTGTTCATCGCCGAACGGCTCTACGACGAGGACACCGGCAAGAGCGGCGACCTCCTGGCGGACCGCCTGGGCGTCCAGCAGTACGAAAGCTCCGACCTCAAGGAAGACGCTGAGGGCGAAGAATCGGCGGATGGCGATGCCGCCCCAGCCGATAAGGACGGGGAGCGGGCCGAGCACGACCCCTTCCCCGAGCTGACCAAGCTCTACCTGGAGAACGAACGGGCCCCCGCCTACGTCAGCTTCGACACCGGGTTCCACCTCTACGACAGCCAGAACCGTGCCCACGCCTGGGCCAACAGCGCCCATGCGACCCACATGCTCCAGCTCAACCAGGGCGACGGAGTGGTCACCGTGCTCACCGACGGCTGGATCTGGCAGAACAACGAGATCGACCAGTACGACAACGCCTGGCTGCTCTGGTACCTCAGCCAGGACAGCGCCGTCACCCTGCTCTATCGCGCCGAACGGGACAGCCTCGCTACCCTGCTCGGCCGCCACTTTCCCGAAGCCCTGGTGGCCCTTGGACTGCTCCTGATCCTGTCGCTCTGGCACCTTGGCCAGCGCCAGGGCCCCCTGCAGGCTCCCGCCAGCCTCGCCCGTCGGCAACTGGAGGAGCACCTGCGCGGCAGCGCCGACTTCCGCCTCCGCCACAGTGGCCAGGCCGGCCTGCTACAGGGCCTGCAGAAAGACATCCAGCGCCGCGCCCGGCACCGCCACCCCGGTTTCGAGCGGCTGCCCGTGGCCGACCAGTGGCAGGTGCTGGGTCGCCTGACCCGCCTGCCACCGAGCGCCATCAGCCAGGCCATGCGCCCGCTGCCGAAGCAACGGCTCAACGCCGCCGAATTCACCCGCCAGGTCGCCCACCTGCAAACCCTCAGGAATGCCCTATGA
- the rhlB gene encoding ATP-dependent RNA helicase RhlB, with protein sequence MLKALKKIFSKGEAPQAAPAPTAPTPTQAPKDERPAKPKKAPREAGEKAQDAGERAPRAEKKPRSDKPRSDKPRRERPAKAAAQVDTWKLEDFVVEPQEGKTRFHDFNLDPRLMHAIHDLGFPYCTPIQAQVLGHTLKGKDAIGRAQTGTGKTAAFLISTITQLLQTPPPKERYMGEPRALIIAPTRELVVQIAKDAEGLTKYSGLNVMSFVGGMDFDKQLKQLESRFCDILVATPGRLLDFNQRGEVHLDMVEVMVLDEADRMLDMGFIPQVRQIIRQTPYKGERQTLLFSATFTEDVMNLAKQWTVDPAIVEIEPENVASETVEQHVYAVAGSDKYKLLYNLVAQNNWVRVMVFANRKDEVRRIEERLTKDGISAAQMSGDVPQHKRIRTLEGFREGKIRVLVATDVAGRGIHIDGISHVINFTLPEDPDDYVHRIGRTGRAGASGTSISFAGEDDAFALPPIEALLGRKINCETPPAELLKPVPRKHH encoded by the coding sequence GTGCTCAAGGCACTCAAGAAGATTTTCAGCAAGGGCGAGGCCCCCCAGGCCGCTCCGGCTCCTACCGCTCCAACCCCCACTCAGGCCCCGAAGGACGAGCGTCCGGCCAAACCTAAGAAAGCGCCCCGCGAGGCCGGTGAAAAGGCCCAGGACGCGGGCGAACGTGCGCCACGCGCTGAGAAAAAACCGCGCAGCGACAAGCCCAGGTCCGATAAACCGCGTCGTGAGCGTCCGGCCAAGGCTGCGGCGCAGGTCGACACCTGGAAGCTCGAGGACTTCGTGGTGGAGCCCCAGGAAGGCAAGACCCGCTTCCATGACTTCAACCTCGACCCTCGGCTGATGCATGCCATCCACGACCTGGGCTTCCCCTACTGCACCCCGATCCAGGCCCAGGTGCTCGGCCATACCCTCAAGGGCAAGGACGCGATCGGCCGTGCCCAGACCGGCACCGGCAAGACCGCCGCCTTCCTCATCTCGACCATCACCCAGCTGCTGCAGACTCCGCCGCCGAAGGAGCGCTACATGGGCGAGCCCCGTGCGCTGATCATCGCGCCGACCCGCGAGCTGGTGGTGCAGATCGCCAAGGATGCCGAGGGCCTGACCAAGTACAGCGGGCTCAACGTCATGAGCTTCGTGGGCGGCATGGACTTCGACAAGCAGCTCAAGCAGCTGGAATCCCGCTTCTGCGACATCCTCGTGGCCACGCCCGGTCGCCTGCTGGACTTCAACCAGCGCGGCGAGGTGCACCTGGACATGGTCGAGGTGATGGTGCTGGACGAGGCCGACCGCATGCTGGACATGGGCTTCATCCCCCAGGTTCGCCAGATCATTCGCCAGACTCCCTACAAGGGCGAGCGCCAGACCCTGCTGTTCTCCGCGACCTTCACCGAAGACGTGATGAACCTCGCCAAGCAGTGGACCGTCGACCCGGCCATCGTCGAGATCGAGCCGGAGAACGTGGCCAGCGAAACCGTTGAGCAGCATGTCTACGCCGTGGCCGGCAGCGACAAGTACAAGCTGCTCTACAACCTGGTGGCCCAGAACAACTGGGTGCGGGTGATGGTCTTCGCCAACCGCAAGGACGAGGTGCGCCGCATCGAGGAACGCCTGACCAAGGACGGCATCAGTGCCGCCCAGATGTCCGGTGACGTGCCCCAGCACAAGCGCATCCGCACCCTGGAAGGCTTCCGCGAAGGCAAGATCCGCGTGCTGGTGGCCACCGACGTGGCGGGCCGTGGCATCCACATCGACGGCATCAGCCACGTGATCAACTTCACCCTGCCGGAAGACCCGGACGACTACGTGCACCGCATCGGCCGTACCGGCCGCGCCGGCGCCAGTGGCACCTCCATCAGCTTCGCGGGCGAGGACGATGCCTTCGCCCTGCCGCCCATCGAGGCGCTGCTGGGGCGCAAGATCAATTGCGAGACCCCTCCGGCCGAGTTGCTCAAGCCGGTGCCGCGCAAGCACCACTGA
- a CDS encoding dipeptidase → MRKLLIALLVLLPVGLGLFFFLPQLIDRNMNTVATPPPYQASGAAENLHKTLFVADLHDDALLWNRDLLERHDFGHSDLPRLLEGRVGLQVFSTVTKTPRGLNYERNGADSDNITLLVLAQRWPKSTWNSLLGRALYQAQRLQDAAARSQGKLVLVRSRQDFADYLAAWERDPNRVAALLATEGLHPLEGRLENVDRLYDAGFRIAGLTHFFDNEVGGSAHGLEKGGLTPFGRRVIAHLEEKKVLVDLAHASRALIDDVLKMAERPVLVSHTGVEGTCPGTRNLSDAHLRGIAATGGVIGIGYWDTAVCDTSVKAIVRAIRYTADRVGVAHVALGSDFDGTVHTPFDTSGLALLTQGLKEDGFSDADIAAIMGGNVRRLLLETLP, encoded by the coding sequence ATGCGCAAACTCTTGATCGCTCTGCTGGTGCTGCTCCCCGTGGGGCTGGGCCTGTTCTTCTTCCTGCCGCAACTGATCGACCGCAACATGAACACGGTGGCGACGCCGCCGCCCTACCAGGCGTCCGGTGCAGCCGAGAACCTGCACAAGACCCTGTTCGTCGCCGACCTGCATGACGATGCGCTGCTCTGGAACCGCGACCTGCTGGAGCGCCACGACTTCGGCCACAGCGACCTTCCGCGACTGCTGGAGGGGCGCGTGGGCTTGCAGGTGTTCTCCACGGTCACCAAGACTCCGCGCGGGCTGAATTACGAACGCAACGGCGCCGACAGCGACAACATCACCCTCCTGGTGTTGGCGCAGCGCTGGCCCAAGTCGACCTGGAACAGCCTGCTGGGACGTGCGCTCTACCAGGCGCAGCGCCTGCAGGATGCCGCCGCCCGCAGCCAGGGCAAGCTGGTCCTGGTGCGCAGCCGCCAGGACTTCGCCGACTACCTGGCGGCCTGGGAGCGGGACCCCAACCGGGTCGCCGCCCTGCTCGCCACCGAAGGCCTGCACCCCCTCGAGGGCAGGCTGGAAAACGTCGACCGTCTCTATGACGCGGGATTCCGTATCGCCGGCCTAACCCACTTCTTCGACAACGAGGTGGGAGGCTCCGCCCATGGCCTGGAAAAAGGAGGCCTGACCCCCTTCGGGCGTCGTGTCATCGCCCACCTGGAAGAGAAGAAGGTGCTGGTGGACCTGGCCCATGCGTCCCGGGCCCTCATCGACGATGTACTGAAGATGGCCGAGCGCCCGGTGCTGGTGTCCCACACCGGTGTCGAAGGCACCTGTCCCGGGACGCGCAACCTGAGCGACGCCCACTTGCGGGGCATCGCCGCCACCGGCGGGGTGATCGGCATCGGCTATTGGGACACCGCCGTCTGCGACACCTCGGTCAAGGCCATCGTCCGCGCCATCCGCTACACCGCCGACCGGGTAGGGGTGGCCCATGTCGCCCTGGGCTCGGACTTCGATGGCACCGTGCATACGCCCTTCGATACCAGCGGCCTGGCCCTGCTGACCCAGGGGCTGAAGGAGGATGGCTTCAGCGATGCCGATATCGCCGCGATCATGGGCGGCAATGTACGTCGGCTGCTGCTGGAGACACTTCCATAG